Proteins encoded together in one Pseudomonas asiatica window:
- the purE gene encoding 5-(carboxyamino)imidazole ribonucleotide mutase translates to MSALVGVIMGSKSDWSTLSHTADMLEKLGIPYEVKVVSAHRTPDLLFQYAEEAEGRGIEVIIAGAGGAAHLPGMCAAKTHLPVLGVPVQSSMLSGVDSLLSIVQMPAGVPVATLAIGRAGAVNAALLSASILGAKYPQYHAALKQFRTEQTDTVLDNPDPRQA, encoded by the coding sequence ATGAGTGCACTGGTTGGCGTGATCATGGGCTCCAAGTCAGATTGGTCCACCCTTAGCCACACCGCCGATATGCTGGAAAAACTCGGCATTCCCTACGAGGTGAAGGTGGTTTCCGCCCACCGTACCCCGGATCTGCTGTTCCAGTATGCCGAGGAGGCTGAGGGTCGTGGCATCGAGGTGATCATCGCCGGTGCCGGTGGCGCTGCCCACCTGCCAGGCATGTGCGCCGCCAAGACCCACCTGCCGGTGCTGGGTGTGCCCGTACAATCGTCGATGCTGTCGGGTGTCGATTCGCTGCTGTCGATCGTGCAGATGCCAGCCGGCGTGCCGGTTGCCACCCTGGCCATCGGTCGTGCCGGTGCGGTCAACGCCGCGCTGCTGTCGGCCAGCATCCTCGGTGCCAAGTACCCGCAGTACCACGCGGCGCTCAAGCAGTTCCGCACGGAACAGACCGACACCGTGCTGGACAACCCAGACCCGCGCCAGGCTTGA
- a CDS encoding GlsB/YeaQ/YmgE family stress response membrane protein: MGIIGTIFIGLIVGLLARFIKPGDDSMGWIMTILLGVAGSLLATYGGQALGIYQAGQAAGFLGALVGAVILLVIYGFIKKR, translated from the coding sequence ATGGGTATCATTGGAACCATCTTCATCGGCCTCATCGTTGGCCTGCTGGCCCGCTTCATCAAGCCGGGCGACGACAGCATGGGCTGGATCATGACCATCCTGCTGGGGGTTGCCGGCTCCCTGCTGGCCACCTACGGCGGTCAGGCGCTGGGCATCTATCAGGCCGGGCAGGCTGCGGGATTCCTTGGCGCGCTGGTCGGTGCCGTGATCCTTCTGGTGATTTACGGATTCATCAAGAAGCGCTGA
- a CDS encoding DUF3299 domain-containing protein, whose protein sequence is MRAFFLVSLLLASTLAHAELPETDWLELMPESDQQALEQMPEIDHNSPEAMGTFTDKGGLKQNKGLPAVMYSTKTVAAMNGKDIRLGGYPVPLESDAKGNSTLFFLVPYPGACIHVPPPPPNQLVLVRYPKGLKIDDIYTPLWVSGKLKVEKVSNDLADAAYALDAGKVRVVEDADL, encoded by the coding sequence ATGCGTGCCTTTTTCCTCGTCTCACTGTTGTTGGCCAGCACCCTGGCCCATGCCGAACTGCCTGAAACCGACTGGCTGGAGCTGATGCCCGAGTCTGACCAGCAGGCGCTCGAGCAAATGCCCGAAATCGACCACAACTCGCCGGAAGCCATGGGTACCTTTACTGACAAGGGCGGCCTGAAGCAGAACAAGGGCCTGCCGGCGGTGATGTACTCGACCAAGACTGTGGCGGCCATGAATGGCAAGGATATTCGCCTTGGGGGCTACCCGGTACCGCTGGAGAGCGATGCCAAGGGCAACAGCACGCTGTTCTTCCTGGTGCCGTACCCAGGCGCGTGCATCCATGTGCCGCCGCCACCGCCGAACCAGCTGGTGCTGGTGCGCTACCCGAAGGGTCTGAAGATCGATGATATCTACACACCGCTGTGGGTCAGCGGCAAGCTGAAGGTGGAGAAGGTCAGCAATGACCTGGCCGATGCGGCCTATGCGCTGGATGCCGGGAAGGTGAGGGTGGTGGAGGACGCAGACCTCTGA
- a CDS encoding 5-(carboxyamino)imidazole ribonucleotide synthase, with amino-acid sequence MKIGVIGGGQLGRMLALAGTPLGMNFAFLDPAPDACAAPLGEHLRADYGDQDHLRQLADEVDLVTFEFESVPAETVAFLSQFVPVYPSAEALRIARDRLFEKSMFRDLGIPTPAFADILSQADLDAAVASIGLPAVLKTRTLGYDGKGQKVLRTPEDVVGTFAELGSVPCLLEGFVPFTGEVSLVAVRARDGETRFYPLVHNTHESGILRLSVASQAHPLQALAEDYVGRVLKQLDYVGVMAFEFFEVGGGLKANEIAPRVHNSGHWTIEGAECSQFENHLRAVAGLPLGSTAKVGESAMLNFIGEVPAVEKVVAIGDCHLHHYGKAFKAGRKVGHATLRCHDMATLERKIAEVEALIGN; translated from the coding sequence ATGAAGATCGGTGTAATCGGTGGCGGCCAGCTGGGCCGCATGCTGGCCCTGGCGGGTACCCCGCTGGGCATGAACTTCGCCTTCCTCGACCCGGCGCCGGACGCCTGTGCTGCGCCGCTGGGCGAGCACCTGCGTGCCGACTACGGCGACCAGGACCACCTGCGCCAGCTGGCCGACGAAGTCGACCTGGTCACCTTCGAGTTCGAAAGCGTCCCGGCCGAGACCGTGGCCTTCCTCTCGCAGTTCGTGCCGGTGTACCCCAGCGCCGAAGCTCTGCGCATCGCCCGTGACCGCCTGTTCGAGAAGAGCATGTTCCGCGACCTGGGTATCCCTACCCCGGCCTTCGCCGACATCCTCTCGCAGGCCGACCTGGACGCCGCGGTGGCCAGCATCGGCCTGCCGGCCGTGCTGAAAACCCGCACCCTGGGTTACGACGGCAAGGGCCAGAAGGTGCTGCGCACGCCTGAGGACGTGGTCGGTACCTTTGCCGAGCTGGGCAGCGTACCTTGCCTGCTGGAAGGCTTTGTGCCGTTCACCGGCGAAGTGTCGCTGGTGGCCGTGCGTGCCCGTGATGGCGAAACCCGCTTCTACCCTCTGGTGCACAACACCCACGAAAGCGGCATCCTGCGCCTGTCGGTCGCCAGCCAGGCGCACCCGCTACAGGCCCTGGCCGAAGACTACGTGGGCCGCGTGCTCAAGCAACTGGACTATGTGGGCGTGATGGCCTTCGAGTTCTTCGAAGTCGGCGGCGGCCTGAAGGCCAACGAAATCGCCCCGCGCGTGCACAACTCCGGGCACTGGACCATCGAAGGCGCCGAGTGCAGCCAGTTCGAGAACCATCTGCGTGCCGTCGCCGGCCTGCCGCTGGGCTCGACCGCCAAGGTCGGCGAGAGCGCGATGCTCAATTTCATCGGTGAAGTGCCGGCGGTGGAAAAGGTCGTCGCCATCGGTGACTGCCACCTGCATCACTACGGCAAGGCGTTCAAGGCCGGTCGCAAGGTTGGCCACGCCACCCTGCGCTGCCACGACATGGCCACCCTCGAGCGCAAGATTGCCGAAGTAGAAGCCCTGATCGGCAACTGA
- a CDS encoding zinc metalloprotease, with amino-acid sequence MSVSRLFALSCGLVLSLQLPAATAARSLTVTVYVHDDLADMSNEQLNKDFFQHWLDEMRSFSQQSIEVIFQREVEHITDIAYAGMPSAQLLEAFTRQLHEQQRHPSFSFMDKQLLLTRNSYDHSGLNYNAGLAYQKQNTAIASAGAYGAPAHEIGHLLGATHEDAELKFNGWVCETYTHPRVPARSNCYRYSDKNRANIADYLKYNSN; translated from the coding sequence ATGAGTGTTTCACGCCTCTTCGCGCTTTCGTGTGGCCTGGTGCTCAGCTTGCAACTGCCAGCTGCTACTGCTGCCCGCTCGCTTACCGTCACCGTCTATGTTCACGACGACCTTGCCGACATGAGCAATGAACAATTGAACAAGGACTTCTTTCAGCATTGGCTGGACGAGATGCGCAGTTTCAGCCAACAGTCCATCGAGGTCATATTTCAACGCGAGGTAGAACACATTACCGATATTGCTTATGCAGGAATGCCGTCCGCTCAACTACTCGAGGCCTTCACCCGGCAACTGCATGAACAACAGCGCCACCCATCCTTTTCCTTTATGGATAAACAGCTGCTGCTGACGCGCAACAGCTATGATCACAGCGGTCTGAACTATAACGCCGGCCTTGCCTATCAGAAGCAAAACACGGCTATTGCGTCGGCAGGTGCATACGGTGCTCCAGCCCATGAAATCGGTCATTTGCTAGGCGCCACGCACGAAGATGCCGAACTGAAATTCAATGGCTGGGTGTGTGAAACGTACACCCACCCCCGTGTACCGGCCCGATCCAATTGCTACCGCTACAGCGACAAGAATCGCGCGAATATCGCGGACTACTTGAAATACAACTCAAACTGA